From the genome of Pseudoxanthomonas sp.:
CGCGCGCCGGCGCGGGATCAGCATCGACCTGGGCGTGCTGCAGCGCGAGCTGGGCATCCCGGTGGTGGAGACGGTCGCGGTGCGTTCCAACGGCGCGCAGGCGTTGCTGGAACAGATCGACCGCCTCATCGCCAATCCACAGCCGCCGGCGCACGTGCTGCCCGACGATGCCGACCTGCACGCCGAGACATGGCGCCTGCTGTCGCTGGCGGTGACCATGCCCACGCGCACCGCGCATATCGACGACACGCTGGACCGCTGGCTGCTGCATCCGGTGTTCGGCCTGGTGGCGCTGGCGGTGGTGATGTTCCTGATCTTCCAGGCCGTCTATGCCTGGGCCACGCCGCTGATGGACGGCATTGATGCCGGCACCGCCTGGCTGGGGGCGTGGGTGGGTGGCGTGCTGCCCGAAGGCCCGCTCAACAGCCTGCTGACCGACGGCATCATCGCCGGCCTGGGCGGGGTGATCGTGTTCCTGCCGCAGATCCTGATCCTGTTCGCCTTCATCCTGGCGCTTGAGGAATCGGGCTACCTGCCGCGCGCGGCATTCCTGCTGGACCGGCTGATGTCCAAGGCCGGGCTGTCGGGGCGTTCTTTCATCCCGCTGTTGTCCAGCTTTGCCTGCGCCATTCCCGGGATCATGGCGACCCGTTCCATCCAGGATCCACGCGATCGCCTGGCCACGATCCTGGTCGCGCCACTGATGACGTGTTCGGCGCGGTTGCCGGTGTATGCGCTGCTGATCGGCGCGTTCATCCCGCAACGGGAAGTCTGGGGCGTGCTGAACCTGCAGGGCCTGGTGCTGTTTAGCCTGTATTTCGTGGCCATCGTCAGCGCGCTGGCGGTGTCGTGGGTGATGAAGCGCTGGCGCCGTGACAAGAGCGAGCACCCGCTGTTGCTGGAGCTGCCGTCCTATCGCATTCCACACCTGCGCGATCTGGCCATCGGCCTGTCCGAGCGCGCGGTGATCTTCCTCAAGCGCGTGGGCGGCATCATCCTGGCCCTGACCGTGCTGCTGTGGGTGCTGCTGTCCTTCCCGGGCGCACCGGCCGATGCCACGCTGCCGGCGATCGACTACAGCTTCGCCGGGCGGATTGGCCATGCGATGACCGCGGTTTTCGCGCCGCTTGGTTTCAACTGGCAGATCTGCATCGCGCTGATCCCTGGCCTGGCGGCGCGCGAAGTGGCAGTCTCTTCCCTGGCCACCGTCTACGCATTGTCCGGTGACGACGATGCCACCACCCAGGCGCTGTCGCCGCTGATCCACGATGGCTGGTCGTTGGCCACCGCGCTGTCGCTGCTGGTCTGGTACATCTACGCGCCCATGTGCCTGTCGACCCTGGCCACCATCAAGCGCGAGACCAACTCCTGGAAGCGCATGGCCTTTTCGGCCGGTTACCTGTTCGCGCTGGCCTACATTGCATCGCTGGTGACCTACCAGGTCGCCGTCGCACTTGGAGGTGGCTGATGGATCTGGCACTGCTCGCGCAGTACGTCGTGATCGCGCTGGCGGCGCTGGTCAGCGCCTGGGTCGTGGCGAAGAAGCAGTTCCCCAACGCCACGCGCAGGACGCGGGTCGCGCTGGCATTGCCGATGCTGCGCGAAGGACGGCCTGGCTGGTTGCGTGCCCTGGGGCGATGGATCGCGCCGCCGGTCGCCCAGGGCGGTGCAGGTGCGTGCGGTGGCTGCAGCAGCTGCGAGCCTTCCACACCCAGCAGTCGCAAGTAAGGCTGCACACGACAAGGGCCGCAGATGCGGCCCTTGTCGTCGATGGCTTCAGTAGCCAAGCTTGAATCAGGACAGCCGGCGCTTGCCGCGCGGCGCGACCCCGCCGGTATGGGGGAACATTTCGACCGCCAGTGAGAACGTGCGCTTGTCGCCCGCGCGCAGGGCGCCGACGCCGACCACATGGCGATCCACTTCCTGCCCTCGTTCGTCGCGGATCACCACGACGGCGGTGTATTCGTAGGCATCAGCATCGTGCGGGTGCAGGACGGTTCCCTCCACCCGCAGCGGCACCTGGCGCATGGCTTCGCGCTTGCTGACGGTGACGGAATCGTCGAAGCGCAGGTGGTGCTTGCACGAGGGGCACACGGCCGCAGTCTCCAGGATCACGGCCTTGCAGTGCGGACAGGCGCGGGTCGCGCCTGCCGTGCCGGGACGGACACTGCTCACGCTGCGTCGTGGTCCTTGTCTTTCTTCTTCTCGCTGCCGTCCCAGCCGAAGTCGGCCTGGCCACGCATGCGTGCGCCCGAGGCAACCGTCATCGTGCCGCACTTGACGTCGCCGGTGAGCGCGCCGGACGCCAGCAGCTCGACCTGTTTGGCCGCTTCGATGTTGCCTTCCAGCTCGCCTGCGATGACGACCTTGTTGGCCTTGACCCCCCCGCTGAGCTTGGCGCCTTGCTCGATGGTCAGGTCGCCCTGGACGTTGACGTCACCCTTGAACTTGCCGGCGATGCGGACGTGGCCGGTGCCCTCGATCTTGCCTTCGATGGTCAGGTCGGAGGCGATCAGCGATTCCTTGACCTCGCGGGTTGCAGGGCGGGGCGCGGACACGGGCGTCGGAGCAGGCGCGGCGGCAATGGGTTCGGGCATGGTGGGTACCGGGGCAGCGTCACGGATGGGAGTGGGGTCGGCGACGGGCGGTGGTGCGTCCTTCTTGCCGGACAACTGGTCTTTCCACATGGACATGTCGCAGGGTCTCCAAGTCGGGGAAACGGGACTATCGCGGCTATTACCACAGATGCGTTGTGACTGGCCTCACCAAATGGCCAGTAAAAGGCGCGTTTTCTGCCTTCCGATCATCCTAACGTCGCCGTGCGTCGCGCACGTGGCAGGCGCAGGTGGCGTGCGCGGCATGTGCATGCGTCGGGTGGCTTCGGAGCCGCAAAAAGAAAGAGCCCGCAGCAAGCGGGCTCTTTCAGGTGATGCAGATCAACGTCAGGCAGGCGATTACTTCTTCGCGGCGGCCTCGGCTTCCTTGGACACTTCCGCAGCCTTGTCGGCGGTGGCGTCGGCGCCTTCGGAAACGGCAGCGGCGGCATCGGCGGTGGCCGACTGTGCTGCGTTCTCGGTCTTGTCGGCAGCGGTGCTGGCAGCAGCGGCGGCGTCATCGGCGGCAGCCGAGACCTTGGCGGCAGCTTCGTCGGTCGCGGCAGCGGCCTTGTCGGCAGCAGCGGCAGCGTCCGAGGCGGCGCTGTCGGCGGTGGCCGAAGCGGCGTCCTGGGTCTTCTGCGAGCAGGCGCCCAGGGCCAGCACGGCGGCGATCAGCGCGATATTGAGTTTGTTGCTCATGGTGTTCCCCTTCAACGGTATGGAGTGGTGGTGTCGTGCGCGCAAGCCGTTGCCCGTCGGGGGAAGCGTGATTGCTGCAGCGCGCGAATTCTACAGATGGCCCAGTCAATGAAAAGTGGGTCGGGCGGCGCGCCATAAAAAAAGACCGCCGGTTGCCCGGCGGTCCTTTTGATCCATTCAGCGGGTGCCCATGGCACCTGCCGGAAGGGATTACTTCTTGTCGGCGTCCGAGGCAGCCTTGTCAGCCGTATCAGCGGCGTCCTGGGCGGTGTCCTTGGCGGTTTCAGCGGTCGCAGCAGCAGCGTCGGCAGCCTTGTCCGTGGTCGCGGCGCCAGCATCGGCCGCGGCGTCAGCAGCGGTGTCGGCGGCGGTGGCGGCGGTGTCGGCAGCAGCCTGGGCGGCGTCGGCGGTCGGGGTGGTCGCGGCGGTGTCAGCTGCAGCCTGCGCCTCGGTGGCGGCCTGCTGGGCGTCGGCCGATGCGTCGGCAGCGGCTTCCGGCTTCGAGCAAGCGGCCAGGGCCAGGCCCATTGCCAGCGCGATCAGCGTCTTGTTGATGCTCATTTGGTAAATCCTCGTCGATTAATTTGGCAACGCGCAGTTGCGCGCCGGGCGACATCATGACAATCCGGCTTGTACTGTCAAGCATTCGCTTGCGTATGGCTCACTTTCGTCAACTTTTCGTTAAACCGGAAGTGCGCCTCAAAGCAGTTCAACCGCAATGGCCGTGGCCTCGCCACCGCCAATACAAAGGGATGCGATGCCGCGCTTCTTGCCCTGCGTGCGTAGCGCGTGCAGGAGCGTGACGACCAGGCGGGTGCCGGATGCGCCGATCGGATGGCCCAGCGCGCAGGCGCCGCCGTGGACATTGACCTTCTCGCGCGGGATGCCCAGCTCCTTGATCGGCACCATCGCCACCACTGCGAATGCCTCGTTGATCTCGAACAGATCCACGTCATCGATTGACCAGCCGGCCTTGTCCAGTACCTTCTGGATGGCGCCGACCGGCGCAGTGGTGAACCACTGTGGCTCCTGCGAGAAGGTGGCATGGGCGACGATGCGGGCCATCGGCGTGATGCCGCGCCTGGCGGCTTCGTCCGCGCTGAGCAGGAGCGTGGCTGCGGCGCCGTCGGAGATGCTGGATGAGCTGGCCGCCGTCACCGTGCCGTCCTTCTTGAAGGCAGGCTTGAGCGAGGGAATCTTGCTGACGTCGGATTTGCCGGGCTGCTCGTCGGTGCTGAAGGTCGCTTCGCCCTTGCGGGTGATCACGGTGACCGGCGTGATCTCGCCGTCGAACGCGCCGGCAGCCTGCGCGGCCTGCGCACGTTCGACCGAGCCGATGGCATAGGCGTCCTGGTCCTGGCGGCTGAAGCCGTACTTGTCCGCGGTGGCTTCGCCGAACACGCCCATCGCCTGGCCGTCATAAGGATTGACCAGGCCGTCCCATGACATGTGGTCGATGGCCTTGAAGTCGCCGAAGCGGTTGCCGGTGCGTGAGTTAGGGATCATGTGCGGCGCGTTGGTCATCGACTCCATGCCGCCGGCGAGCACGATCTGTGCCGAGCCGGCCTTGATCAGGTCGTGGCCCAGCATGATCGCCTTCATACCCGAGCCGCACACCTTGTTGATGGTGGTGCAGCCGGTGGATGTGGGAATCCCCGCCGCCAGCGAGGCCTGGCGCGCCGGCGCCTGGCCCAGGTTGGCCGACAGCACGCAGCCCATGATCACTTCGCTCACATCCGCTGCGGCGATGCCCGATTCGGCCAGCGTCGCACGGATGGCGGCCGCGCCCAGCTCGGTGCTGGGCACGCCGGTGAACTGGCCAAGGAACGAGCCAATGGCCGTGCGTTTGGCCGCAGCGATGACGATGTCGCTCATGGGAAATCCCGTCGATTCAAATGGGCGGCCATTATCCAGCCGCGCTTTCGGGCGCGGCAACACGACCTTTGGCGTCGCCCGGTGGCTGTCTGTCCCGACCCGGCCAGGATCCGGGAAACCGCTACTCCAGCGGCATTGGGTGTTCTGGTTTGCGCCCTGGGGCTGGCGGGACTGGTCCTGTGCGGCGGCCCGGGCCTCGCTTCGTGTCGAAGTGTTGCGTTAGATTCTGCGCAGGACACATCGGCCCGGGGATTCGCTGGGCGAGGGGGCAACATGGGAGTGCGCAACTCGCCGGGAACGTGGCGGGCCGGCCATCGGGTACTGGGCACGCTGGCGTGTGCGGTGCTTTCTGCCTGCGGTGGTGGCGGAGGTGGCAGCAACGTCCGCGAAACGCCTCCTGCCACCACGCCAGTGCCTCCTGTCGTCACGCCGGTTGTCACCACGGCGAATCCGGCCTACAGCAGACACCTGACCTTGACCCATGCGGACGTCGCGCACGCGGCTGGATTCACCGGGGCCGGCACGGTGATCGGCATCGTCGATACCGGCGTCAACCGGACGCACCCGGCGCTGTCTCCCAGGGTGACGGCCAACCTCAACTACGTCAGCGCCAGCGACAACAACCTGGCCAAGGATGACGTCGTGGGACACGGGACCGCGGTGGCACAGGTCGCCGCCGGGGCTGCTTTCGGAGCCTGGCCAGGTGGTATCGCGCCGGACGCGACCGTGGTGTCGGCGCGGATCATCTCCGACCAGGAACCTACCGATGACGGTACCGGTCAGGGCAACGCGACCTCCGGCGCACTGGGTCTCGCATCGGTGCATGCCGCGTTGATCGCCCGCGGCGTCAAGGTGATGAACAACTCATGGGGCGGGGTGTACTGGACCGACCTTGCCGCCACCGCGCCCATTGCCGAGGAATACCGGCCGTTCGTGATCGACAACGGCGGCCTGGTGGTCTTTGCCACTGGCAACGATGGGAAATCGGATCCAAGCGACACCGCCGCGCTGCCCAGCAAGGCCGGGACCAATGGTTCGATGCCGGCGGCGGACCTGGAGCGTGGCTGGCTGGCCGTGGCCGCGTTGGATACGGACAACTCCACGCAGCTGGCGTCGTATTCCAATGCGTGCGGCGTGGCGATGCATTACTGCCTGGTGGCACCGGGCACGGTGGTGGTGACTGGGACTGATGACGGCCCGGCCGCGCCGACCTATTACCAGTGGACGGGCACATCGTTGGCTGCGCCGCAGGTATCCGGCGCGGCAGCCGTGGTCTGGCAGGCATTTCCCTATTTCAGCAATGACCTGGTGCGGCAGACGCTGTTGGGCACGGCGACCGACCTCGGGACGCCGGGTGTCGATGCGACGTTCGGTTACGGCCTGCTGGATGTCGGCAAGGCCATCGGCGGTCCGGCCAAATTCGACTGGGGCGATGTGTCGGTGTCCTTCGCGGGCAATTCCACCTGGTCCAACGCGATCAGTGGAAGTGGCGGCATTGCCAAGCTGGGCAGCGGCACGCTCACCCTGACTGGCACCAACAGCTACCTGGGGACGACGCATGTCGCAGCGGGCGCGCTGGTGGCCAGCCAGGCGCTTCCGGCCAGCGCCGTCGTGGATGCCGGCGCGCGATTGACGCTGTCCGGTGGCATCAATGGCAGCCTGAGCAACGCGGGGACCACGCGCTTCGATGGAAATGCCGGCGTGCGCACTGTCGCAGGCAACTTCAGCCAGGCGGCCAGCGGCGCGCTGGAGTACCAGGTCGGCACCCCGCTTGCGGTCGGTGGAATTGCGCAGCTGGCCGGCGGCCTGCAGGTATTTGGCGTCGCCGGCGGTTACGTGCGCTCAAGCCAGGAGACGGTGCTGACCGCGGCGCAGGGCCTGACGGGCCAGTTCTCGTCGCTCACTTCCGGCTCGGGCGTCTTCCTGGATGCAAGCTTGAGCTACACCAGCTCGCAGGCGCTGTTGAACATCACCCGGCTGGAGGTCACGGCGACCGCGGCTGCGATGGGCATCACCACCGCGGCGGTCGGCAGCGCGCAGCGCGTGGACCAGGCGCTGGACCGGATCGATGCGCAGGGCGCGGCGACAGTCGGCGGCGACTTCGTCACCCTGGCAGGAGATTTCCTGCACACGGCCTCGGCTGCGGCCGCGCAGCGCTCGCTGGCATCGTTGTCCGGCAGCGCGCACGCGGCGGCCGATAGCATGACGCTGGACGTGCTGGACATGCGTCGCCGTGCGTTGTCGCAGCACCTGCTGCAGCCGGGCGCTCCGCGGGGCGGGGCGTGGTACCAGGCGTTGGATGACCGGCAGGCGCGCGGCCTGGGCGTCAGTGCGTTCGACGTGGGGGGCTGGTTGCTTGGCAATGAAGTGATGCTGGCGCCGGGCACGACGGCAGGCATCGCGTTCGGCCAGCTCGATGCATCCAATAGCCGCAACGCGGACGGTGATCGCAGCCACGACCGGCAGACGCACCTGCAGGTGTATCTGGGCCAGCGCTGGGGTCGGTTCTACGCGATCGCCCAGCTCGGTGCCGGTGACTATCGCCGCCAGCTGCAGCGACAGGTTTACCTGGGTGCCGGCGCCTACGGCGTGGGCAGCGACGACGACGGCACCGTGCGCTTTGCCAGCGTCGAGGCCGGGCTTCCGCTTGCGTGGCGGCGCACGCGCCTGACGCCGTATGTCGGGGCCGACTACGCGGCGCTGTCGCGCGATGGTTTTTCCGAAGTCGGCGCGGGCGGCTTCGGTTTGGCGGCTGCTGGCGACCAGGCCCGCAGGACGCAGGCCATCGCCGGGCTACGCTTGGACCGTGCGATGGCCTGGGCCGGGATGGAGCTTGCGCTGTCAGGGCATGCGGAATGGCAGTCGGTGCTGTCGGCCGCGGGCTTCGAGCGGCAGGCGCGCTTTGTTGGCATCGATGCCTGGGGCCTGATGCCTGCTGGCGACGCGGCGGCATCCGGTGGCCTGTTCGGGGTGTCGTTCGATGCGCAGTTGCGCGCCGGGCAACGGTTGTCGCTGGGCTTCGATCGCCGCTTCGGGCCGCGTGGCACGCTGGGGATCGTGTCGGCCAGTTACCGGGTCGGTTTCTGATCCAGGCTCGTTTCGGCGACGTTGATTGAAAACAGAAATGCCGGCATTGCGCCGGCATTTGTGCGTGCTGATCAGTGGTCGATCAGTGGTCGCCGCGCAGGTGGCCCATGTAGCGCGGCGCGGTCCGGCCCAGTGGCAGCTTGAGCTTGCCGATGGAGGCGATGCGCGCTTCGGCGATGCGGTCGGCGGCGTATTGCGGGGCGATCTTTTCCTGCTCGGCCAGGTCGAAGATGCGGCCGACGTTGTGGTAAATGTTGCGCATCAGGCGCATGGCGCGTTCGCGGTTGTAGCCGTCGATTTCCAGCGACACGTTCATGACGCCACCGGCGTTCACGGCGTAGTCCGGCGCATACAGGATGCCGCGGCGCATGGCTTCCTCGCCCACCACGTGCGACATCTGGTTGTTGGCCGTGCCGCAGATGATCTTGCTGCGCAGGCGCGGCAGGGTCTCTTGATTGATCGAGCCTTCCAGCGCGCAGGGCGAAAACACATCGGCCGGGATGTCGTAGATCTCGTCCGGGGCGACGGCCTCGGCGCCGTATTCCTCCACTGCGCGGTCCACCAGCGCCGGGTTGAGGTCGGTCACGAACAGCTTGGCGCCGCGCTCCTTGAGCAGCTTCACGAACTCCATGCCGATATGGCCCAGGCCTTGGACGGCGTAGCTGTACTTGCCGATCTCTTCATTGCCGAAGCGACGGTTCAACGTGGCCATCAGGCCGTGCAGCGCGCCGTAAGCGGTGAACGGCGCCGGGTCGCCTGAGCCGCGGTGCACCTGGTGCACGCCGACGACGTATTCGGTTTCGCGGTACACGTGTTCCATGTCGTTGACATCGGTGCCCACGTCCTCGGCGGTGATGTAGCGCCCGCCCAGCGAGTCGACGTAGCGGCCGAACATGCGGAACAGCGCCTCGGTCTTGTCCTTGCCGGGGTCGCCGATGATCACCGCCTTGCCGCCGCCCACGTTCAGGCCGGCGAGGGCGTTTTTGTAGGTCATCGTACGGCTCAGGCGCAGTGCGTCGTGCAGCGCGGCTTCGGTACTGGCGTAGGGGCGCATGCGCACGCCGCCGAGTGCAGGGCCGAGCACGGTGCTGTGGATGGCGATGATCGCCTTCAGCCCCGTATCGGGGTTGTGGCAGAACACCACTTGCTCGTGGCCGGAGGTGTCGAGTGTTTCGAAAATCATGTGGGGTGAGCTCCATCCGCGCGACGCCGCAGTTGCGGCTATTCGTTTGGAACATTTCCTAAGTGACTGAAACCGAGAACAAAAAACAACGCCGCCTGGGTCTGGGCGGCGACGTTGTACGGCAACAGTCTAACGATACGGGCTACAGGCCGTGTTGGTTGCACCTGCATGCGCCCCCTGGCCTGGATCGGCCGGAGGCCGTCCATGTCTGGAAGCCACTGGCTGCCTGGTCGCTCAAGCGGGGCGTGCGACGCCGCGCCTGTCAGCTGGAGGGTCAGCGTGCAGTCGTGGCAGGCGCCGCCCCGGTGGCGCTGGCTGGCGCGTGCTTGTTCGTGGCATCGGCTTTCCTGCTGGCCAGCGCATCGCGCTCCTGTGCGGGCGTCAGTGGTTCGACCGTGCGGGTGATGGTGTGTTGTTCGCCATCGCTGATGGCGCGGGACAACGGGATACCGATGGCAAGCAGTGCAAGCGCAATGACCAGGGCAATCACAGCCTTCATGCGGACTCTCCGGGGTGGCTGGCGGGTTCGGCGGGCAGCGTGGATCGCAGAAGGCGACCACAGCGCCGGACTATCCGCGTCGCTGACAGGCCGGTCACGACGCGTCGCAGCATCGCGCTGGTGCGAAGTGCCAGGTCTAATCCGGACACAACGAACAACGGCGAGGTGAGCCTCGCCGTTCCAGCATATCGACCGGTCAGACTCGCCTGGGCCAGAGCCGGACCACCAGCGCGCTCAGCGACGTCAGCGTTGCCAGGCACAATACGCCCGGCCAGCCGAAGTGGCCCAAGGCAAGGCTGCCCAGCGCTGCGCCTGCCGACATGCCCAGGAACATGCCGGTGAACAGCAGGGCGTTGAGGCGGCTGCGGGCACCGGGATCGATGCCGTAGACGATGGTCTGGTGCGAGACCAGTGCGGCCTGCACGCCCAGGTCGAAGCCGATCGTGCCGATCACCAGCGCAACCAGTTGGACGTGCATGGGCAGCTGCGTGGCCAGCGCCATGGCGGCGAACGAGACGGCGGCCAGGAGTGCGCCGAGCCGGATCACCAGCTCCGGGCCGCGGCTGTCGGCGATGCGGCCGGCCAGCGGCGCGGCAATCGCACCGGCTGCGCCCGCCAGGCCGAACGCGCCGGCCGCCGCGCTGCCCAGGTGCAGCGGCCCGCCATGCAGCATGACCGCCAGGGTCGACCAGAACGCGCTGAAGCCGATCGCCAGGATGCCCTGCGCCAGGGTGGCGCGACGCAGCGCCGGATGCTGCTTCCAGAGCTGTACCAGTGAACCCAGCAGCGCGCCATAGCTGAGCGAGGTGGTCGGCTGGAACCGTGGCAGGCGGCGCCATGAGGCCAGGCCGACCAGGGCCATGCCGATGGCGGCGGCGATATAGACCGCGCGCCAGCCCCAGAGGCCTGAGATCAGTCCGCTGCCGACTCGCGACAGAAGGATGCCCAGCAGCAGGCCGGTCATGACCGTGCCGACGATGCGCCCGCGGTGTTCGGCCGGGGCCAGCGTGGCCGCGGCGGGCACAAAGTCCTGCGCCACCGTGGCGATGATCCCGATCGCCAGGCTGGAGGCCAGCAGCATCGGCATGCCCGGGGCCAGCCCGCCGGCCAGCAGGGCCAGCGCCAGCAATGCGCACTTGACCAGGATGACGATGCGCCGGTCGTAGCGATCGCCCAGTGGCGCGCACAACAGGATGCCCAGCGCATAGCCGAGCTGATTGAGCGTGGGCACCCAGCCGGCCACCTGGCTGGTGGTGCCCAGGTCGTCGGCGAGCACGCCGAGCATCGGCTGGCTGTAATAGAGCGAGGCCACGCTCATGCCGGCACCGATGGCCAGCAACAGGACCAGGCTGCGCGGCAAGGTCTCCGCGGTGGGTGCCCGCGCATCGATCGATGCATGCGGGTTTTGAATGGAAGACATGGAGATTCCAGGGGAGGGGAGGAGCCGGGTGCCATTGTCCCGGGCCCTCTCGCGGCGTGGTAGCCTCCGGCCGTTCAGAACGGTTATGCGTGGAGTGCATGAAAGAGTCGCCCAACCAGGCCGTCGACCGCATCGAATTGATGCAGACCTTCGTCCGCATCGTCGATGCGGGCAGCCTCTCGGCAGCGGCTGCGCAGCTGGGTGCCAGCCAGCCCACGATCAGCCGCCGGCTGCAGGCGCTGGAGCGTTTCCTCGGCGTCAAGCTGCTGCGCCGTTCCACCCACGCGATGAAGCTCACCGAGGATGGCGAGCGCGCCTACGCCCGTGCGCGCGAATTGCTGGAGGACTGGCACGCCATGGAGGCCGACCTGCGCGGCGCGGGCGATGCGCCGCAGGGACTGCTGCGCGTGGTGGTGCCACATGCGTTCGGCCAGGCCCAGCTGGTGACACCGCTGGTCGATTACCTCAGGCGCCATCCGCAGGTCACGGTGGAGTGGCTGCTGCACGACCGCCAGCCGGATTTCGTCGCCGAGGGCATCGACTGTGCGATCCAGGTGGGCGCGGTGGACCTGCCATCGGTGGTTGCGGTGCAGATCGCCGAGGTGCCGCGCATTGTGGTCGGGGCGCCCTCGCTGATCGACGAGGGTGGCGTGCCCCGGCATGCGCAGGGCCTGGCCGCGTTGCCTTGGCTGGCCATCCAGACCTTCTATCGGGACCAGGTCAGCCTGCGCCATCAGGTCAGCGGCGAGATGGTCCAGTTCCCGATCCGCCCGCGCTTGAGCACCGATAGCCTGTACGCATTGCGCAATGCCGCGCTGCTGGGGCTGGGTGCATGCATTTCGTCGGCGTGGGTGGTCGCGCAGGACGTGGCCGAAGGCCGCCTGCTGCACTTGGCGCCGGACTGGCGGGCCACGCCCTTGCCGGTCTATCTGGTCTATCCGCCCGCGCGGCACCAACCGGCCAAGCTGCGGCATTTCATCACGGCCATGCGCGCGGCAGGTTCGACCATGACCGGCGTGGAGCCGCTGCGGGAGCGGCCGATGCTGTCAGGCGAGCGCTGATTGGGGTGCCGGTCTCCGCCAGGTGGGTCGTGACCCTGACGCCTTGAATCCCACCGGCGCGATCAGGCCATCATCGGCGCTGACGTTCCGACGGGGCGGCGTTCGAAGGCGGCCACGCCGGAAGCGCCCGGGATGCTCAGCCGCGTTCCAGCCGTCGCAGGCGTGGGGTCGCCATCGGGATCGCCAGCATCGTGCTCATCACCGCCATCAGCAGCAGCGCGGTGAAGGTGGCATTGGTGATGATCGCCTTGTCCAGCAGGATGTTGGCGAAGATGATCATGATCAGCGCCTTGGTCTGCAGCAGCCAGCCGATCAGCGTGGC
Proteins encoded in this window:
- a CDS encoding MFS transporter; its protein translation is MSSIQNPHASIDARAPTAETLPRSLVLLLAIGAGMSVASLYYSQPMLGVLADDLGTTSQVAGWVPTLNQLGYALGILLCAPLGDRYDRRIVILVKCALLALALLAGGLAPGMPMLLASSLAIGIIATVAQDFVPAAATLAPAEHRGRIVGTVMTGLLLGILLSRVGSGLISGLWGWRAVYIAAAIGMALVGLASWRRLPRFQPTTSLSYGALLGSLVQLWKQHPALRRATLAQGILAIGFSAFWSTLAVMLHGGPLHLGSAAAGAFGLAGAAGAIAAPLAGRIADSRGPELVIRLGALLAAVSFAAMALATQLPMHVQLVALVIGTIGFDLGVQAALVSHQTIVYGIDPGARSRLNALLFTGMFLGMSAGAALGSLALGHFGWPGVLCLATLTSLSALVVRLWPRRV
- a CDS encoding LysR family transcriptional regulator, coding for MKESPNQAVDRIELMQTFVRIVDAGSLSAAAAQLGASQPTISRRLQALERFLGVKLLRRSTHAMKLTEDGERAYARARELLEDWHAMEADLRGAGDAPQGLLRVVVPHAFGQAQLVTPLVDYLRRHPQVTVEWLLHDRQPDFVAEGIDCAIQVGAVDLPSVVAVQIAEVPRIVVGAPSLIDEGGVPRHAQGLAALPWLAIQTFYRDQVSLRHQVSGEMVQFPIRPRLSTDSLYALRNAALLGLGACISSAWVVAQDVAEGRLLHLAPDWRATPLPVYLVYPPARHQPAKLRHFITAMRAAGSTMTGVEPLRERPMLSGER